One part of the Humulus lupulus chromosome 9, drHumLupu1.1, whole genome shotgun sequence genome encodes these proteins:
- the LOC133801436 gene encoding E3 ubiquitin-protein ligase PRT6 has protein sequence MDIDASYPSSLPTHHIKPRDRVVRRLTQLGVPVELLDQYQRGLVAFVKDDKSRIPEVVSAVLPTDEEVAECIRESKPGLRKQLAWPTMKVFFQESMGWLQWLMFEGEPASALRTLANLSVGQRGVCGSIWGQNDIAYRCKTCEHDPTCAICVPCFQNGNHEDHDYSVIYTGGGCCDCGDVTAWKREGFCSKHKGAEQIQPLPDEYANSVGPVLDALLVCWKKKLMNAETTFKENSRANERVTDRKKVATELTFVVVQMLLEFCKQSESLLSFISKRVYSSPGLLEILVRAERFVHDTVVKDLHELLLKLLGEPHFKYEFAKVFLGYYPTVVSSVIKESSDVALKKYPLLPTFSVQIFTVPTLTPRLVKEMNLLTTLLDCLRDIFSSCAGDDGRLQINKWGNLHEITLRVVEDIRFVMSHSGVPSYVTRVQPDITSTWMRLLNYVQGMNPQKRETGLHIEEENEHMHLPFVLGHSIANIHCLLVDGAFSIASGEETDDEIVLETYKLDTDDGDSLRHSKVGRMSQESSACCASGRCTSSMLSPMLVENKFDSASSLLVPPSVTCLTHECLKAIDNWLAVDNTSGAQWSPSSSNIPTSNLSALKRTLSKIGQGRYIFGRLASSSEDHGGQASSHAQSGFRLSSSVQNGKSTGMESRLTVTGESDSANSCTRASIDDTTVEGDGAMDLAALRVSDWPDIVYDVSSQDVSVHIPLHRFLSLLLQKALRRCFGESVVPYISTASVLSLPIYTDFFGKILSGCHPYGFSAFAMEHPLRIRVFCAEVHAGMWRKNGDAAMLSCEWYRSVRWSEQGLELDLFLLQCAAAMAPADPYIYRILERFGLSNYLSLNVERSSEYEPILVQEMLTLIIQIVKGRRFCGLTKTDSLKQELVYKLAIGDSTHSQLVKSLPRDLSKFEQLQKILDEIAVYSNPSGFNQGTYSLHWTFWSDLDLYHPRWNSRDLQVAEERYLRFRGVSALTGQLPRWSKIYPPLKGVARVVTCKAVLQIVRSVLFYAVFTDKLIESRAPDGVLITSLHLLSLALDTCFQHRDSGDLSCYDGDSIPMLAFAGEEISEGLNYGAGEQSLLSLLVLLMRMHKKENSENLSDAGSCNLSSLIEKLLKKFAEIDFGCMTKLQQLAPEVVSDLTQPSPTDDTDASRSASDGEKRKAKARERQAAILAKMRADQAKFMANIDTTADDDSKSEQEYSNMDVEDEPEESAQVVCSLCHDPNSKSPVSYLILLQKSKLMSFVDRGPPSWEHPHQLSKERVTMATNRKTDQPGSGSLSVGSGLLSSSELAQWVQNAVTEFAYHGQPREVDAFLEFFKGQLPALTSIHVPCVSNDEKERDFSFLEISEEDMYLLIQREMQENMSSSSFLEDLKLSAAMGSSSSERRKLTETMFLGKYVAAVSCEMAENPSASDNVRTDKFPKESMHLPACDGFGPEDCDGIVLSSCGHAVHQGCLDRYLHSLKERYLRRIVFEGGHIVDPDQGEFLCPVCRRLANSILPEFPGESQKVLKQPHNSSAGSPNAPGSSYKSCEDMSLLRLQQGLALLHSAANVAFGLETLKGVPLHKNERTSPNLEPVSRVLSKIYLSNRQDKLVGSSRVSHSMLMWDILKHSLLSMEIAARCGRTYTTPTYDLNALYKELESSSGFILSLLLKVVRSTQSENSLNVLQRFRGIQSFADSICSAVSLHHNNIANEPDNMLHIFNNIDTGVSVSDIQFWNRASDPTLSRDPFSSLMWVLFCLPYPFLSCEESLLHLIHVFYAVTVVQAIITYCGKHKCKTSELGVNDCLITDILKLMEESECAQEYFVSNYNGSSDNIRNVIRSLSFPYLRRCALLWKLLTSSFRAPFYDRDRVLDRSHSINDLMDSTVSGHTEFNEIERLENMFKIPPLDFILKDELLRSLSLKWFQHFHIEFKLHRFQKKMHCNPAVPFQLMHLPRVYHDILQRCIKQSCPACNSVLEDPALCLLCGRLCSPNWKSCCRESGCQTHAMGCGAGTGIFLLIKRTTILLQRSARQAPWPSLYLDAFGEEDIDMGRGKPLYLNDERYAALTYMVASHGLDRSSRVLGQTTIGSFFTV, from the exons ATGGACATCGATGCCTCTTATCCATCTTCTCTTCCTACTCATCATATCAAGCCCCGTGATCGAGTCGTTCGG AGGCTTACACAACTTGGAGTCCCTGTGGAGTTACTTGATCAGTACCAACGAGGGTTAGTTGCTTTTGTTAAAGATGATAAATCTCGGATACCGGAGGTGGTTTCAGCTGTCTTACCTACGGATGAGGAGGTGGCGGAATGTATTCGTGAATCTAAGCCTGGGTTAAGAAAACAATTGGCATGGCCGACAATGAAAGTTTTCTTCCAAGAGAGCATGGGATGGTTGCAGTGGTTGATGTTTGAGGGTGAACCAGCCAGCGCCTTGAGGACGCTTGCCAACTTGAGTGTCGGGCAGCGCGGTGTATGTGGCTCTATTTGGGGACAAAATGATATAGCTTATAGGTGTAAAACTTGTGAGCATGACCCAACATGTGCAATCTGCGTTCCCTGTTTTCAGAATGGGAACCATGAGGACCATGATTACTCGGTAATCTATACGGGCGGAGGTTGCTGTGACTGTGGGGATGTGACGGCATGGAAGAGAGAAGGCTTTTGCTCAAAGCATAAGGGTGCAGAACAGATACAACCTCTTCCTGATGAGTATGCGAACTCTGTTGGTCCTGTTCTTGATGCCCTTCTTGTTTGCTGGAAAAAAAAGCTAATGAATGCTGAGACAACTTTTAAGGAAAACTCTAGAGCGAATGAACGTGTTACAGATCGTAAGAAGGTTGCAACTGAGCTGACGTTTGTTGTTGTTCAGATGCTTTTAGAGTTCTGTAAGCAGAGTGAgagtttgcttagttttatttcaAAGAGGGTTTACTCATCACCTGGTTTGTTGGAGATTCTAGTGAGAGCAGAAAGGTTTGTACACGATACTGTTGTGAAAGACCTTCATGAGTTGCTCCTGAAATTGCTGGGAGAACCTCATTTCAAATATGAATTTGCTAAAGTATTTCTCGGTTATTACCCTACTGTTGTAAGTAGTGTCATAAAAGAGTCAAGCGACGTTGCTTTGAAAAAGTATCCTCTTCTTCCTACATTCTCCGTGCAAATATTTACTGTTCCCACTTTGACTCCTCGGCTTGTGAAAGAAATGAACCTTTTAACTACGTTATTGGATTGTTTGAGAGATATCTTCAGTTCTTGTGCTGGTGACGATGGTCGTTTACAG ATTAACAAGTGGGGGAATTTGCATGAGATCACCCTTCGTGTGGTTGAAGACATTCGATTTGTTATGAGTCATTCTGGAGTGCCCAGTTATGTAACCAGAGTTCAACCAGATATCACAAGTACTTGGATGAGACTCTTGAATTATGTGCAAGGGATGAACCCTCAAAAGAGAGAAACAGGACTTCATATCGAAGAAGAAAATGAGCACATGCATTTACCATTTGTCTTGGGTCATTCTATTGCCAATATTCACTGCCTTTTGGTGGATGGAGCATTTTCAATTGCTAGTGGCGAAGAGACGGATGATGAGATTGTTTTAGAAACATATAAGCTAGATACTGATGATGGAGATAGCCTAAGACATTCAAAAGTAGGACGTATGTCCCAGGAAAGTTCTGCATGCTGTGCAAGTGGGAGGTGCACTTCATCTATGTTATCCCCCATGCTCGTTGAGAATAAATTTGATTCGGCTTCTAGTCTCTTAGTTCCCCCATCTGTGACATGTTTAACACACGAGTGTTTGAAAGCAATTGATAATTGGTTGGCAGTTGATAATACTTCTGGGGCTCAATGGTCTCCTAGTTCAAGTAATATCCCCACCAGCAATCTTTCAGCATTGAAGAGAACATTATCCAAGATTGGACAAGGCAGATACATATTTGGTAGACTTGCTAGTTCAAGTGAAGATCATGGCGGACAAGCTTCTTCACATGCACAAAGTGGTTTCCGTTTAAGTAGTAGTGTGCAAAATGGAAAAAGTACTGGGATGGAGAGTAGGTTAACAGTAACTGGTGAGAGTGACTCAGCTAATTCATGCACACGTGCAAGTATTGATGATACTACAGTTGAAGGTGATGGTGCGATGGACTTGGCTGCTCTACGTGTTTCGGATTGGCCTGACATAGTATATGATGTTAGTTCACAAGATGTATCAGTTCACATTCCTTTACATCGATTTCTTTCCTTGCTTCTACAGAAAGCGTTGAGGAGATGTTTTGGTGAATCTGTAGTGCCCTATATTTCTACTGCTTCTGTGTTGTCATTGCCAATCTACACTGACTTCTTTGGAAAAATCCTCAGTGGCTGCCACCCATATGGATTTTCTGCCTTTGCTATGGAGCATCCTTTAAGGATTAGGGTATTTTGTGCTGAGGTACATGCTGGAATGTGGCGGAAGAATGGGGATGCGGCCATGTTATCTTGTGAGTGGTACCGTTCAGTACGTTG GTCTGAACAAGGTTTGGAGCTTGATCTTTTTCTGTTACAGTGTGCTGCTGCTATGGCTCCAGCTGATCCATACATTTATAGAATTTTAGAACGCTTTGGACTGTCTAACTACCTTTCTCTGAATGTTGAGCGCTCAAGTGAGTATGAACCAATCTTAGTTCAAGAAATGCTTACTCTTATTATACAAATTGTCAAAGGAAGGCGATTTTGTGGGTTAACCAAAACTGACAGCTTAAAACAAGAGTTGGTTTACAAGTTAGCCATTGGTGATTCGACTCATAGTCAATTAGTGAAATCTCTTCCTCGTGATCTCTCCAAGTTTGAACAGCTCCAGAAAATTTTGGATGAAATCGCTGTGTATTCTAATCCATCTGGCTTCAATCAGGGCACCTATTCACTACACTGGACATTTTGGAGCGACCTGGATTTATATCATCCTCGTTGGAACTCTAGGGATTTACAAGTAGCAGAAGAAAGATATTTGCGCTTTCGTGGTGTTTCTGCGTTGACTGGTCAGCTGCCAAGGTGGAGCAAGATATATCCTCCTCTGAAGGGAGTAGCTAGAGTGGTTACTTGTAAAGCAGTCCTTCAAATTGTTCGTTCTGTTCTGTTTTATGCGGTTTTCACTGACAAATTAATTGAATCACGTGCTCCTGATGGTGTTCTTATAACTTCATTGCACTTGCTCTCATTAGCGTTAGACACATGCTTTCAACACAGGGACTCTGGAGATCTGTCCTGTTATGATGGAGATTCAATTCCCATGCTAGCTTTTGCTGGTGAAGAAATTAGTGAGGGATTAAATTATGGTGCTGGTGAACAAAGTTTGTTGTCACTTCTTGTCTTATTGATGAGAATGCATAAGAAAGAAAATTCAGAAAATTTATCGGATGCAGGCAGTTGCAATCTTTCTTCTTTAATTGAAAAATTGTTGAAGAAGTTTGCTGAAATTGATTTTGGATGCATGACCAAACTGCAACAACTTGCACCTGAAGTGGTCAGTGATCTTACACAACCCTCTCCCACTGATGATACAGATGCCTCGAGATCAGCATCTGATGGTGAGAAGCGCAAGGCAAAAGCTCGAGAGCGGCAGGCTGCAATATTGGCAAAAATGAGAGCTGATCAAGCTAAGTTTATGGCTAACATTGATACCACAGCAGATGATGATTCAAAATCTGAACAGGAATATAGTAACATGGATGTTGAAGATGAACCAGAAGAATCTGCACAAGTTGTATGCTCTCTTTGTCATGATCCAAATTCTAAAAGTCCTGTATCGTACTTGATTCTTCTCCAGAAATCAAAGCTTATGAGTTTTGTTGATAGAGGTCCCCCATCTTGGGAGCATCCTCACCAATTAAGCAAGGAGCGTGTAACTATGGCCACAAATAGGAAGACCGATCAACCTGGATCGGGAAGTCTTTCAGTTGGTTCTGGATTGTTGTCGTCTTCTGAGTTGGCACAGTGGGTTCAGAATGCAGTCACGGAATTTGCGTATCATGGCCAACCTAGGGAAGTTGATGCTTTTCTGGAATTTTTCAAGGGTCAATTACCTGCATTAACAAGTATTCACGTACCATGTGTATCAAATGATGAAAAGGAGCGGGATTTTAGTTTCTTAGAGATATCAGAAGAAGATATGTACCTATTGATTCAAAGAGAAATGCAAGAGAACATGTCGTCTTCAAGTTTTCTGGAAGACCTGAAACTTTCAGCTGCTATGGGTAGTTCAAGTTCTGAGAGAAGGAAATTGACTGAAACTATGTTTCTTGGAAAATATGTAGCAGCTGTTTCATGTGAGATGGCAGAAAATCCTTCAGCTTCTGACAATGTACGTACCGACAAGTTTCCAAAAGAGTCTATGCATCTCCCAGCATGTGATGGATTTGGCCCGGAAGATTGTGATGGAATAGTTCTTTCCTCATGTGGGCATGCTGTGCATCAAGGTTGCCTTGATCGGTATCTACATTCATTAAAAGAAAG ATATCTCCGAAGAATTGTCTTTGAAGGAGGGCATATTGTAGATCCAGATCAG ggGGAGTTTCTCTGCCCAGTATGTCGTAGGCTTGCAAATTCCATTCTACCTGAATTTCCTGGCGAGTCCCAGAAGGTTTTGAAGCAGCCCCATAATTCAAGTGCTGGTTCACCAAATGCTCCTGGCTCCTCGTACAAATCATGTGAAGATATGAGCTTGCTTCGCCTTCAGCAAGGCTTGGCTCTTCTACACTCTGCAGCAAATGTAGCCTTTGGGCTTGAAACCCTTAAAGGTGTCCCGTTGCATAAAAATGAGAGAACGAGCCCAAATCTTGAACCTGTGTCTCGTGTTCTCTCTAAAATATATCTATCAAATAGACAGGATAAGCTTGTTGGATCCTCCAGGGTAAGCCACTCAATGCTTATGTGGGACATTCTTAAGCACTCCCTTCTATCAATGGAAATTGCTGCCAGATGTGGAAGGACATATACGACTCCAACATATGACCTCAATGCCTTGTATAAGGAACTTGAGTCTTCCAGTGGATTTATATTATCCTTATTGCTAAAAGTTGTTCGAAGCACACAGAGTGAGAATTCTCTTAATGTACTTCAGAGGTTTAGGGGGATTCAAAGCTTTGCAGATTCTATTTGCTCTGCAGTTTCCTTGCATCATAATAACATTGCAAATGAACCAG ACAATATGCTACATATTTTCAATAATATTGATACGGGTGTATCTGTTTCTGATATTCAATTTTGGAATCGAGCTTCTGATCCTACTCTTTCCCGTGATCCTTTTTCATCATTAATGTGGGTTCTCTTTTGTCTTCCATACCCTTTTCTATCATGTGAGGAGTCCCTTTTACATCTCATACATGTCTTCTATGCAGTCACTGTAGTTCAG GCTATAATTACGTACTGTGGGAAACATAAATGCAAAACAAGTGAATTAGGTGTTAATGATTGCTTGATTACAGACATATTGAAACTCATGGAAGAATCTGAATGTGCACAGGAATATTTTGTTTCAAACTATAATGGTAGTTCTGATAATATAAGGAATGTAATTAGGAGCTTGAGTTTCCCATATTTGCGGAGGTGTGCATTGCTTTGGAAACTACTGACCTCCTCTTTCCGAGCACCATTCTACGATAGGGATAGGGTATTGGATAGATCTCATTCTATCAATGACTTGATGGATAGCACTGTCAGTGGCCACACCGAGTTTAATGAAATTGAAAGGCTGGAGAACATGTTCAAGATTCCCCCATTGGATTTTATTCTTAAGGATGAACTGCTACGCTCCCTTTCTTTGAAATGGTTCCAACATTTTCACATTGAGTTTAAACTCCATAGATTTCAGAAAAAAATGCATTGCAACCCTGCAGTACCATTTCAGTTGATGCATTTGCCACGAGTATACCATGATATCTTGCAGAG